One part of the Schistocerca piceifrons isolate TAMUIC-IGC-003096 chromosome 7, iqSchPice1.1, whole genome shotgun sequence genome encodes these proteins:
- the LOC124805361 gene encoding zinc transporter ZIP1-like produces the protein MEINEAKGLVLGTLFVLTFLFSMLPLLLIKKFRGTIDPSKRHRYAVVISHLSCFAAGVFMATALLHLFPEVNETLKRALYFLQIKTDFPVAEFAVSVGFFVILIIEQIVLDYKERTLTQDILTQPAEAEGEQWLSQRRNSIEGISDQVHSNEHDVPAEEPAAHSVFRSVLLLAALSVHSLLEGVAIGLQPDVMSVLQIFIAVVLHKVIIAFSLGLNLVQSRLKLHAIIRSNIIFCVTSPLGIGIAMGLEEFSHNVNSSVINGILQGLACGTFVYVTFFEVLPHEINHGGNRLTKVLVLLLGFSFICGILFLEPSDSTHSETSSLTVSGRHMWII, from the exons atggaaatcAATGAAGCAAAGGGACTTGTACTTGGTACTCTATTTGTCCTAACATTTCTTTTTAGTATGTTACCACTTTTACTTATTAAAAAGTTTCGTGGAACCATAGATCCAAGCAAACGGCACAG GTATGCTGTGGTCATAAGCCACTTGAGTTGTTTTGCAGCTGGTGTTTTCATGGCTACAGCTCTTCTACATTTGTTTCCAGAAGTGAATGAAACTCTTAAAAGG GCCCTGTATTTCCTACAAATCAAAACTGACTTTCCTGTTGCCGAGTTTGCTGTATCTGTTGGATTCTTTGTGATACTGATCATTGAACAAATAGTCTTGGACTATAAAGAAAGAACGTTAACACAGGATATCCTTACACAGCCGGCAGAAGCGGAAGGTGAACAGTGGCTGTCACAACGTCGTAATAGCATAGAAGGCATCAGTGATCAGGTGCATTCTAATGAGCATGACGTTCCAGCAGAGGAGCCAGCTGCACACTCAGTATTCCGTTCAGTACTACTATTGGCAGCCTTGTCAGTGCATTCACTGCTGGAAGGTGTAGCAATAGGACTACAGCCTGATGTAATGAGTGTACTGCAGATATTTATTGCTGTGGTGCTCCATAAAGTTATTATAGCCTTCAGCTTGGGACTCAATCTCGTACAGAGCAGACTGAAACTTCATGCAATCATAAGATCCAATATTATATTTTGTGTTACATCACCTTTGGGGATAGGAATTGCAATGGGTTTAGAAGAATTTAGTCATAATGTAAACTCGTCAGTGATAAATGGTATTTTACAAGGCTTGGCTTGtggaacatttgtgtatgttactTTCTTTGAGGTCTTGCCACATGAAATCAACCATGGAGGAAATCGTCTCACTAAAGTTCTTGTTCTTCTGCTAGGATTTTCATTTATATGTGGGATCTTATTTTTGGAACCCAGTGACAGTACTCATTCTGAGACTAGTTCCTTAACAGTCTCTGGCAGACACATGTGGATAATTTAA